In Miscanthus floridulus cultivar M001 chromosome 8, ASM1932011v1, whole genome shotgun sequence, the sequence AGAACATGGCTCTCTTACTGCGCAAGTATGTTACAGATATACTGACAGGCACGTCAACGGTCAAAATGACATTCTGGCATCCCAGTATATATAGCACTTTGCAACCTAACAGAACAAATACTACTGCATCACACTAACAATCAGTCAAAAGAACACAACAAGCACCTCACAATCAGCAACAGACATATATAAGCTCCGGACCTAGCTGCTGTACCTGCAGAGCACCCTGCATTTGAGCAGCCTGTCCTGGACATAGAACCCAGGCATCACCATGAGTTTCACCTGCGACGACGACGGATGGTTCTGCGACCGCTGCTTGTCCAACAGCACGTCCTCCATGTATGTCTGATCGAACGCCCTGTTCTCCTCGACCCGCAGGATCGTCAGCGGCGGGCTGAAGGAGAACGCCAGCAGGTGGAGCAGCCAGATGCACTTGGACGCCACGAAGAAGCACTGCAGCAGCTGCTCAGCCCACGGCCACGACCAGTTCAGGGTGGACACGATGCAGCTCATCTTCTGGTCGCAGAAGCGGCTGAAGTCCTCACAGTGGCACTTGGTGCCCTTCTTCAGGACCTCGTTCCAGCTCAGGTTGCGCAGAGCGACAAACGAGGCGAAGCTCTCCTGCCCGTCCTGCTTAGGGTCGAGGCACTTGGGCGACCCGTTCTTCTGGAATGTGCAGTTCTCAAAGTCTTGGTACATCGCTTGGTTCATCAGAGCTTCGAGGTGGTACAGCACTAGTTTCGGGTGCTTGTCACTGAGCGTGATTTGATACGGTTGCAGGAGTAAATTTAGCTTATCTGATAGTCCGTTGTCAGCATCTTCAACCTGCTGTATCAATATCTTGCAGAACTGTTTTATGGAAAGACGGGCCTCGGATACTATCTGCAAAAACCCTTCTACCATAACTTCATGGCTCACGGGCAAGGAATTGTCTCTGCTCCTAGTAACTGATCTAGTCGATCTCTTTGAGTGAGATTGCATGTTCTTTGCGCTTGTCGCTTGCTTTAGAGCCTTCTTCAATTCCGAACAGTACGCTTCCAAGTTCACTAGCTTGGTAGTCAGTTCTCCTAGTGATAGTTTCATCTCTGATACTTCTTGCAGGGCAGCGTCCCTGTGCTCATTGGCCTCAACAACCTCTTTCTTCAGGGACTCCAGTGAGAACACACCCCAGTCCTTCAGAAGCTGTGACATGTTCTCACATTCGATGGTGTTCGGTGACATGTCTGATTTCGGTTTCCTCTTTGACTTCGGTAAGAGCCAGGAGAGAATATGTGGCCCTTTGTGTCTTGTCCGGGAGAAGGCAGCAGGGTGGTAGTTTGACAGCGGCGCGGTGCTATTGAGGTTCTTCAAGGACTTGGCATCAGCTTCAGTGTCCCGACTGATGGTTGCAGGCTTGCAGGTATTACATGTTGTAACGGCCTTAAATTCAGTTAAGTCTGTCATCCTGCTGGCTGACCTAATCAAACTGTCAGCAGAGATGGCGGGTTGAAGGAGTGACGGATGGTTTCTGCATGCCTTTCTGTTACGCAGGTGCTCATTTGATGAAGAGAAATGGAGCTCGCTGTTTGACGAAGAGAAGGTGTTGTGATTGTCAAAATCTGAGAATGCCACCTCGTCTTCTAGGCCATCATGGTCCAAACCGATGCCACTCCAGTTCTCGGACATACTCCTGTTATCTTGGCGAATGTAGTTCATTCCACCCAAGGGATCGTGCATGTTTTGCTTCATGCTGGGAATTCATCAAAGAAAGCAGCAAGGTTTATGTTACAATACGGACTGGAACTGAAAGTACAGCAGCATGAAGCAAAACATGCACGATCCATGGGAAAATGTTGTACCAGCAGGCAACACATTTAACACAACCATTTAATGTTTCATGATTTCAGTGGAAACATGATACTACCATACTACTGATCAATTGATTCTTCACGTTTGCGAGTGTCAGTCAGTACTCTACTTGTATGCTGGCATCCCCAGCCAGTCCTGGGCCCTTGTGGCCATACTCTCATGCAGTACGCTTTCTTAAAAGCAGGGTTCTACCTATTTCTAAAAGTAAAAAAACAATTGATTATGCACATCGGTTTTGAGTCCAGGAGACCCTGAATTTTTATATTTTCATGTAATGATGTTCCACTATGTAGCAAAACAACCTTTACAGACAACCTGACAGCTTAAACAAAGTTCAGTCTAATGCTGAGGAAATGGCTCATTATATTCCGGCAAAGCGTATGAGTAGGATGCTCTTAGATGTTGGCAGAAAACAGTTTAGGTAGCAAAATCATTCCTCGGCAACAATAAATACAAAAAACGACAAGAGATTTATCTTCACAAATCCTTGATTTTTCTCTATCTAGTTGGGAGCTGTAGATCCACCAGGTTGATCGACCTACAGCTTTGCTTCAGTAAAATGAAATGCAATCAAGTACCACTTATACTGTTCTAGGTTTCTTGCTTGACTCCAACCAAACTCCATCTATTGAACTGGAATCTACGCCTAGAAATCCAAGCTAACCTCTGAAAAGAACATTGTcgcaacaagaagaacaagcgaCTCCATCACTGACTTAGCATCAAACAGCCACAAAATCTACGAAAACATTAGCAGGGAAAGGCAGGACACGCGAATCCAGCAGCAAAGCAGGCACCTTCCACACACACAAACATTTGCTTCCGGTACCaagaaacaaacaaacaaacaaacaaacaaacgtgGCTGCAAGAAGTTTCAGAGGCTCTCCAGTCCACTTACCGGGGCAAACACGGGGtagtcctcggcggcggcggcgggcaggaGGCCCGGCCTGGTGAGCGCCGGCGACGCGGCCGGCGGCAGGCGGATGACGGCGGGGCTGCGGCTGGCGCTGGCGTAGGTCCCAGCATtggaggcgccgccgccgccgccgccgccgccgccctggaGGAGCGCGGCGTGGAGCGCGCGCAGCTCGGCGGCCTTGGCGACGGCGGCCTGGATGTCCTGGCGCGAGGTCGGGAGCGCCGGCGGGAGGTAGGCGGCCGAGGAGGAGGACGCGGAGGCGGTGGCGTCCGCGGCCATGGCGCCGGCGCGGGTCAAAGGCCGCGCCTTTGGCTGGTGGCTTGGGCTGCGCTGCAGTTACTGCGGCTGGCCGGACGGAGGCGTGGAGTGGAGGCGGGGGGCTCTCGTCATTGGGGGGCTGGAAATTAATGTAGTGGAGACTGAGACACTGTCacactgtggatggtggatgccGTGTGCCGCAGGCAGAGAGGGGAAGAAAGGAATAAAATCTTATGGCCCTTGTTCCTCCTGGTTGGTTGGCTGTTTTGTTTTAAGCcctttgttttattattattaggccccgtttggttttcataagtcaggtgacttattaagtcaggtgactgaaaaccagtgacttataagtcatgcctgtttggttgtagatgacttataagctcattaaaggtgtgggccccacgcgaaaaatggtgacttataagttttaagcaggggtgaaccaacttaaaacttataagcaggggtAACTTATAAGTTGGTAGTGTTTggcaaaataagttatttttttcactttttaacttataagtaggtgacttatttggaaccaaacagggccttacttGCAGAGAGACTTGTAGGAAATGAAATCTCACGCTCGCTCATCGGCTGCAGGTTGTGAGGGGAGGGGACCATTGTGTCAGCGACCTATTGTACCGGCTTTAGTTAGATAGCGATTAGCGATAGGATCAGCTCCTTCGGTTGGTTAGTTGCAAGTCAAATTCTGGCATCTAGGCGTCGGTTGGTTAGTTGCAAGTCAAATTCTGGCATCTAGGCATCAGCGACCTATTGCTTGGCTAGATCCGGCAACATGTATTATGTATATGTACTTATACACTGTCATACCTATGAACTCGAGCGTTCTTCTCTCTTACAGATTGTGTGTAGTACTAAACGTAGTAACGCTTTTCTCTGCTTTGTTTGATCCGTGTGATTCAGGCTGCTGCTAATGATAATGAAGAGGGCTAGCAGCGGATTTAAAGATGTGTAGCCTTGTACGTATAGGATGGAGCACATGGTATCAATGGTCAATGGAAGAGTGCATCTTAAGGCAGGGGGCCATCATCAAAACCCCTTCCAGTCTACCAATGGCATGCTATTTCTTTAGAGCAAGGCCCGttggcttcgctgaaaaaacagccgaaacaatgtttctggctgatttattgtgagagaaaaacactgttccggctgaaaaaacaagctgaaaaagatggattataagataagcgaacagggcctatagAAGATGATGTAAAGAGGGCCATCATAAAAAAATGTCACATAAGATTTGTACTAACATAGAATAGAGAGTATAAGAGAGAGCAAAGAAGGCGCAACATGTAAAACTTATAGTCAGCTAATGTATAGCTCCGAGAAATTTTGCGAGGGAATGAAATGGACCAGGTAAGTGGGCTTTAGAGAAGCTAGAGAGATGATATGATAATGGCATATACCACCCTTTGTTTGTGAATAAATCAATTCCTTTAGTCGTTTTAAGTCAAACATTTTCATGTTTGGCCGAATATATAGAGATGAGCATTGATAGTTATGATACCAAAATAAGTATTGCATTATGGTGTAGTATCTAAATATACTAATTTGGTGTCATAATTGTTGGCGCTCTTTTATATAAATCTAGTCAAGATTAAAAGTTTTTTTTGGGAACCTAAGTAAGGTTAAAAGTGTCTAACTTAAAATGACTATAGAAAAAAATAATTCAATCAGGGACACAGAGAGTACAACCATCAATTGTTTTTATCATTAGCTAGTACGTAGCAGTAATTGTTATTAAAAGGCTCCAAGAACGAATGCGGTATCAAAGAATTCTCCTGTTGCTGCATCATATCAATCAGTTATTACTGGTCGGGTGGATCTCCAGTACGTGATGCAGTCCCCGTGCCCGTTAGGAAGGTGTTCCTATGGACTATGGAGCACGCCGGCCCCACGTCCGTCCGGTGCGCAATGGCAACTAACGTTTGTCATCGACACCGCCAGCCAGCACCCAGCGAGCGAGGAGGGGGCGGAGCGGGCAGGCCGTTGGCAATTGCAAAGCTGCTTTGGAAGAAGAAGAACGCAATCGTGATCAGACATGTCACGAATGAATAATGAAGAAGTTAAGCAGAGCTTATTATCCTATCCAATCATGTACGGCATGTGTGTGGAGTAGTAGAGGCGGGCAGCAGAGCACCTTCAATTCGACCACGTTTTCTGTTGTGCGGGGCCGGGCACGTACTGTAGGCTTTGTGCCTGGCTACTGTTCGTTCACAAAAGGCATTTGTACGTGTATGCTTTTCAGCTGAATATCCAGGAAGTATACTGTACCTTCGTTGTCTTGTTCTCGCGTAGCACTTCCCCAGTATAAACTAATAGTACGTCTCGTGGCGTACACGTCGCATCGGGCGGGGCGGGCGCACACACGTGACACGCCACACGCCCACACGGCAGCGTGCTGTGCTGTGTGTCTCTCTGTCTGACTACTGTGTGGTGTACTGCTGGTGTGGTAGCTACACGACCATCCACCACAGCAGTTCCGAACTTACGAGAGAAAGACACTGTCCTTTCGAaagtttcttcttcctccttttgtGAAAACCACTTCAGCTTGGAAAGGCACTGTCCTTACGTGCTGTACTCTGAGGCGGCGTTTGGTTGATGGAACCAAATCATGCATGTACTGGTGCATCCTGGATAACCATGTGGGGCCCACCTGTCCCAACGTTTGGTTGCTGGATTGAACAATCTGATCCATGACAGAAGCAACCAGATCCGATCAATGCGCTGAAAAATAGCGAACACCGACATCCAAGACAAGACTATCGCTGTCCCGCGAaccgaattttttatattttggccttttttttaagtttttcacaaatagacTCCTggtggaaagaattcagaaaatagatCCTTAGCTCAGTGTCAttggtgctggcgccgagctaacacgtctcagcgccagcgtctctggcgtcGAGCTTCTGggcacggtagatgacatggcactgAGCTCGCCGCCGTAGatcatggcgccgagctcggcgccagagtgactggcgccgagccttGAATACCTATGGCCCgcacctctcttcctctccctctctcgccctaggatagccgagctccgcgccgccgtcgcccgcgCCCTTCCTCCACcggccgcccgcgccgcgccgagCCCACGCCCGCTCGCGCGCCCCGAGgccgccccgcgccgcgccccgccttgccgccctccaccgccggcctcgacCGCGGCCGCTGTGCCTCCCAcgcccgtcgagccggactcgccATGCGGAGCCCCGGGCATCAcgcgcccgccgcgcgccaccgctgtcATCGGCCACGCCACCGCCGATCCCGCCACCTGCAGCGGCCGCCCGTGCCACCGCCGGTCTGGATCGTTGGCCTGACCCACGCCCTtcgtccgctgcgactccgtcgacgtccgcggatcagtcgttggaaaggtaaaaattatgaatatacaatgtacctacttagttggtatttgttatttactagttaatgtgatgactcaggtagttgatttctTTAGTGAtatagtgagatatatatgtcgatagatagaaacatagatacataggtacatagatatagttatatagctacttagatatgtagttacatatttagttaactacatatgatctagctatttagtgagtacactatatatatatacgtagttattatcttatttacttagtttgtagttagaaagtacttgttaggtactatctatcgtctaatttagactaaatgacatgtgtttcgttacgtgtttgaactagatggacaacctagttaccatatatcatggaggcaccgttgaaagcgatcgctatggatatgttgagtttgttgacatgcaaagcgtgcctgtgctattcaatgataggcctttatttagtgagatggttgtaagggctcaggaggagctgcattgccttggagatgatggcattacagttgatggtgtactgcacctaggttctcctcccaacatattcaggcgaatgatctcaattggttgtgcggatcagtgtgagaactatgtgagattggctatgaagagccagctgcaatgtttgagcgtggttgtgcgtcgggtgttagtcgatcccatccctcatgggtttaccacagcaatggatcatcaggcacacatcgaccctcctgtTCCAGAACCTTATCTGCATGTGgagattgcacctacggttctcgatgctcaatctgcccccccaatgcggtagttggagatggttATCAGACTTATGTTtccgtggcagatcctccttctgagatccctttgacacagaatcatccaagtaagtgtcttaaccgtatGGTTTTTGCGAGCTTATctcgttccttacatctatttctttcattatttcctcatttctctactgaTGTTGCaagagacattcctgagaatgtggatatGCCCTctattgctgcgcaagtgcactttggagatggattacGTGGCTCTAATAgtattgaaattatgcatgattcgaagccatatgagatggctagggctcttgattctaatgatgattgccatgttggagagctgacggagagtgatgttgagatgatgagacgTATCTTTTCCGGctgccgtgatcctagagttcacgagttcaatgatcttgctcattctgatcaggcatttgtagaaggacatgatgatgagctcctagaagctcctgaggtgGGTCCTAACAtagtaattgagaatgggagggtgttcaatgacctccctactttgaagaggtggttgcaggcttttgcagtgatacgaaagaggccttacagggtattgcattcatatgcggagcaccgttacacagttgtgtgtgacaaggaacgctgcccatggagggtttgtgcaaggaagcaacatgTAACCGGAAaatagaagatcacaaaagttgtcgggccacacaattgtgctgaccatgagctgacactgaggcatcggtagttgacatctaccctcattgccaagcgctTGAtgagaattttgcagggagaacccaacatgaaggtgaagacaattatcaggaccgttgaggcgttgtatggaggatatgtgataacttatggtaaagcatggagggctaagcagcgagcgtggaagatgatatatggggactgggaggatgggtatgagcagctgccagttctttttaatgcaatcaaagcggtgaatccaggcatgcattatgagtacatcccaaaacctaatacatggaaggatgggaggcaaatATTCTTctgtgccttctggtgcttccctcagtgtgtcgaggcctttaggcactgtcgtcctgtcttctccattgatggtacgttcttgattggcaaataccagggcacacttcttatagccatatcctgtgacgcgaacaacaagttggttcctttggcatttgctttggttgagaaggagaacaatgacagttggggatggttcttgaggctagtccggatacacgtacttgggcctagcagggaggttggcgtcatatctgataggcactagggcatacttaatgccgtgcgagagcagata encodes:
- the LOC136476791 gene encoding IRK-interacting protein-like isoform X2 encodes the protein MAADATASASSSSAAYLPPALPTSRQDIQAAVAKAAELRALHAALLQGGGGGGGGGASNAGTYASASRSPAVIRLPPAASPALTRPGLLPAAAAEDYPVFAPQNMHDPLGGMNYIRQDNRSMSENWSGIGLDHDGLEDEVAFSDFDNHNTFSSSNSELHFSSSNEHLRNRKACRNHPSLLQPAISADSLIRSASRMTDLTEFKAVTTCNTCKPATISRDTEADAKSLKNLNSTAPLSNYHPAAFSRTRHKGPHILSWLLPKSKRKPKSDMSPNTIECENMSQLLKDWGVFSLESLKKEVVEANEHRDAALQEVSEMKLSLGELTTKLVNLEAYCSELKKALKQATSAKNMQSHSKRSTRSVTRSRDNSLPVSHEVMVEGFLQIVSEARLSIKQFCKILIQQVEDADNGLSDKLNLLLQPYQITLSDKHPKLVLYHLEALMNQAMYQDFENCTFQKNGSPKCLDPKQDGQESFASFVALRNLSWNEVLKKGTKCHCEDFSRFCDQKMSCIVSTLNWSWPWAEQLLQCFFVASKCIWLLHLLAFSFSPPLTILRVEENRAFDQTYMEDVLLDKQRSQNHPSSSQVKLMVMPGFYVQDRLLKCRVLCRYSS
- the LOC136469459 gene encoding uncharacterized protein yields the protein MTAVARGGRVMPGAPHGESGSTGVGGTAAAVEAGGGGRQGGARRGAASGRASGRGLGAARAAGGGRARATAARSSAILGRERERKRGAGHRYSRLGASHSGAELGAMIYGGELSAMSSTVPRSSTPETLALRRVSSAPAPMTLS
- the LOC136476791 gene encoding IRK-interacting protein-like isoform X1, giving the protein MLGPTPAPAAAPPSSACRRPRRRRSPGRASCPPPPPRTTPCLPRMKQNMHDPLGGMNYIRQDNRSMSENWSGIGLDHDGLEDEVAFSDFDNHNTFSSSNSELHFSSSNEHLRNRKACRNHPSLLQPAISADSLIRSASRMTDLTEFKAVTTCNTCKPATISRDTEADAKSLKNLNSTAPLSNYHPAAFSRTRHKGPHILSWLLPKSKRKPKSDMSPNTIECENMSQLLKDWGVFSLESLKKEVVEANEHRDAALQEVSEMKLSLGELTTKLVNLEAYCSELKKALKQATSAKNMQSHSKRSTRSVTRSRDNSLPVSHEVMVEGFLQIVSEARLSIKQFCKILIQQVEDADNGLSDKLNLLLQPYQITLSDKHPKLVLYHLEALMNQAMYQDFENCTFQKNGSPKCLDPKQDGQESFASFVALRNLSWNEVLKKGTKCHCEDFSRFCDQKMSCIVSTLNWSWPWAEQLLQCFFVASKCIWLLHLLAFSFSPPLTILRVEENRAFDQTYMEDVLLDKQRSQNHPSSSQVKLMVMPGFYVQDRLLKCRVLCRYSS